The Vespula pensylvanica isolate Volc-1 chromosome 14, ASM1446617v1, whole genome shotgun sequence sequence GAATTTTTCTCATCGGCGTAGATTATATCAATGTAACCTGGCCTATTTTCTAATCTTTGATCGGACGATTTAATCGAGTCCGATCTTTGAGACATTATTTCGACTTTTCCATCGACATTACCATTTTCTTGATAATCCCTACGTTGATTAGCAAAATACGACGTAGTTGATCTTTCGGTCGATTGTTGCAATTTTCCATCGACATTACCACTCGTTTTGTAATTCCTACGTTGTTCGGTAAAATACGATGTACTTGATCTTTCAATCGGTCGTTCCaatttaatttctctattttctgaAGCTGAAACATGAACGTCTTCATGATTTTGTTCAGACGTTTGAAAACTTCCATGATCTTGCATTGAAAATGAACTTTTATTTGAATCAGAACTACCAGAACAATCTGGTTCGTCTTTATCATTTCTAGAAATCTCTTGATTCGCTTTCGTGTTCTTTAAACTTTGTGCGTATATAACGTGAACGCTCGAGGGATATTTCAAGTTATCAGGTGTCCTATGAGTTTCCATTCTCTCTTCAATCTTTAAATTTCTCATGTAAGAAGAATCCGTTGTTGTAAATTCGGTCATTTTTTCTCGAGGTTCTTGATAACTACGTTCATCGAAACGAGCTTGTCGTCGTTGCTCGTAACTTCCGTAATTACTTTCACTTGATTTTTCGTAAGCAGTATGTCGAGGCTGATACTGTGTTATCCTTTCGAATCGATCATCGTTAGATCGAGACGAATTAAATTCGCTCGTGGTAACATCGTCACTATTATCCTTCCTCATATTATTAACAACCGTGTGAAATTTGTATCGGATCGATTCGAGATCACCTAAATCGCTGTAAGTTACATATCCAGCTTCTAATTCGCTCAGATTAGATCTCAATTTTCCACGTGCCACGTGAATACTTTCTATCGTCGAATCGTTTAATCCTGATATCTCTATGTTTCTTAATATCATCCTGTAACTAGTGTTACCTTCCGATTGATCGACCTTCACCATTGGAACTCTCAATGGATCTAATTGGCCAACTTTCGATAAACCACCTGCTAACAATTTAGCCCACATCGTTTGAGACATCTCCAATAACGAACACTTTGCTAAAACTAGCATATAAAATCCtagtaatattttcaaatatttccacatcttttatctttcttcttctttctctcttactctctctctctctctctctctctctctctctctctctctctctctctctctc is a genomic window containing:
- the LOC122634296 gene encoding uncharacterized protein LOC122634296 isoform X2, coding for MWKYLKILLGFYMLVLAKCSLLEMSQTMWAKLLAGGLSKVGQLDPLRVPMVKVDQSEGNTSYRMILRNIEISGLNDSTIESIHVARGKLRSNLSELEAGYVTYSDLGDLESIRYKFHTVVNNMRKDNSDDVTTSEFNSSRSNDDRFERITQYQPRHTAYEKSSESNYGSYEQRRQARFDERSYQEPREKMTEFTTTDSSYMRNLKIEERMETHRTPDNLKYPSSVHVIYAQSLKNTKANQEISRNDKDEPDCSASENREIKLERPIERSSTSYFTEQRRNYKTSGNVDGKLQQSTERSTTSYFANQRRDYQENGNVDGKVEIMSQRSDSIKSSDQRLENRPGYIDIIYADEKNSNGVKHFGNMRLQANREAKVYGFEDVMKDIQENARMFIHNFTEGESLTKMNDRIKKALEEKRLKDLARYAANYQEKEGYFEEGMELIYHYGGMGNESKEIRRIKRAHPENDSEDDVMHVIMRIRVPLLRVKSEYMLTGKVGEEILRGNGLLAGNFTELLGDFTVELKKDKNDSMTVRATRAKLTSKDKRIDLQGMNEEGPVKSILTQGLMAAEAVAAMLADDLTTKALSEKTADAMVYRMYNDLPMIN
- the LOC122634296 gene encoding uncharacterized protein LOC122634296 isoform X1 — its product is MWKYLKILLGFYMLVLAKCSLLEMSQTMWAKLLAGGLSKVGQLDPLRVPMVKVDQSEGNTSYRMILRNIEISGLNDSTIESIHVARGKLRSNLSELEAGYVTYSDLGDLESIRYKFHTVVNNMRKDNSDDVTTSEFNSSRSNDDRFERITQYQPRHTAYEKSSESNYGSYEQRRQARFDERSYQEPREKMTEFTTTDSSYMRNLKIEERMETHRTPDNLKYPSSVHVIYAQSLKNTKANQEISRNDKDEPDCSGSSDSNKSSFSMQDHGSFQTSEQNHEDVHVSASENREIKLERPIERSSTSYFTEQRRNYKTSGNVDGKLQQSTERSTTSYFANQRRDYQENGNVDGKVEIMSQRSDSIKSSDQRLENRPGYIDIIYADEKNSNGVKHFGNMRLQANREAKVYGFEDVMKDIQENARMFIHNFTEGESLTKMNDRIKKALEEKRLKDLARYAANYQEKEGYFEEGMELIYHYGGMGNESKEIRRIKRAHPENDSEDDVMHVIMRIRVPLLRVKSEYMLTGKVGEEILRGNGLLAGNFTELLGDFTVELKKDKNDSMTVRATRAKLTSKDKRIDLQGMNEEGPVKSILTQGLMAAEAVAAMLADDLTTKALSEKTADAMVYRMYNDLPMIN